A region of Lichenibacterium dinghuense DNA encodes the following proteins:
- a CDS encoding pyridoxamine 5'-phosphate oxidase family protein, whose product MSDDTEAGRRKILDLIDGIDYANFTTRGSDGAPLHARPMAYRKCEDDGDLWFFTKKDSRKVEEIGADPQVLVTFADPKKQNFVSISGRSEVVTDRARVKALWSEIYRTWFPGGPEDDNVVLIRVEAEHAEYWDTPNSIAVVAFGYLKALTTGKPNRAGEIGKVDLT is encoded by the coding sequence ATGAGCGACGACACCGAGGCCGGCAGGCGCAAGATCCTCGATCTGATCGACGGCATCGACTACGCGAATTTCACGACGCGCGGCAGCGATGGCGCGCCGTTGCACGCCCGCCCCATGGCCTATCGCAAATGCGAGGACGACGGCGACCTGTGGTTCTTCACCAAGAAGGACTCGCGCAAGGTCGAGGAGATCGGGGCCGACCCGCAGGTGCTCGTCACCTTCGCGGATCCGAAGAAGCAGAACTTCGTGTCGATCAGCGGCCGCAGCGAGGTCGTGACCGACCGCGCCAGGGTCAAGGCGCTGTGGAGCGAGATCTACCGCACGTGGTTCCCGGGCGGCCCGGAGGACGACAACGTCGTGCTGATCCGCGTCGAGGCCGAGCACGCCGAATACTGGGACACGCCCAACAGCATCGCGGTGGTGGCATTCGGCTACCTCAAGGCGCTCACCACGGGCAAGCCGAACCGGGCCGGGGAGATCGGCAAGGTCGACCTGACCTGA
- a CDS encoding DUF427 domain-containing protein codes for MTPKRIEPGPGQESVWDYPRPPRLERVPERIRILFAGEVLADTVAAWRVLETSHPPTYYLPPGDIAAGALRPAGGGSVCEWKGRAAYHDVVLGGRRAERVAWSYPDPTPPFAPIAGHVAFYAGPMDACLVGDEAAEPQPGGFYGGWLTRRIVGPVKGGPGSWGW; via the coding sequence ATGACGCCGAAGCGGATCGAGCCCGGGCCGGGGCAGGAGAGCGTGTGGGACTATCCGCGGCCGCCGCGCCTGGAGCGCGTGCCGGAGCGCATCCGCATCCTGTTCGCGGGCGAGGTCCTGGCCGACACGGTCGCGGCCTGGCGCGTGCTGGAGACGAGCCATCCGCCGACCTACTATCTGCCGCCGGGCGACATCGCCGCCGGCGCTCTGCGCCCGGCCGGCGGCGGCTCGGTCTGCGAATGGAAGGGGCGTGCCGCCTACCACGACGTCGTGCTCGGCGGCCGCCGGGCCGAGCGGGTCGCCTGGAGCTACCCGGATCCGACGCCGCCCTTCGCCCCCATCGCCGGGCACGTCGCCTTCTACGCCGGGCCGATGGACGCCTGCCTGGTCGGCGACGAGGCGGCGGAGCCGCAGCCCGGCGGCTTTTACGGCGGCTGGCTGACGCGGCGCATCGTCGGGCCCGTCAAGGGCGGACCGGGGAGCTGGGGCTGGTGA
- a CDS encoding ArnT family glycosyltransferase, with translation MSAPTGSAERRGGFAPAAGLLLFLLALWLPGFTSLPPMDRDEPRFAQASKQMLETGDYVAIRFGGEARNKKPVGIYWLQAAAVRAGEALGVDDARRRIWLYRVPSLLAAVATAFLTAWTALPLVSRRGAWLSGFLMGSTLLLGVEARLATTDAVVAATVAAGMGALGRAWLARGRPVPPGTAALFWAAMGVGILVKGPITPLVPALAALALSVFARSGAWLRALRPLPGLLLCLIVVAPWFVLILLRTHGAFLSEAVGHDMLGKVAGGQEMHGAPPGVYLVAFLLSGWPLAPFAVLAAPAVWRRRAEPGIAFLLAWLVPSWIVYEAVPTKLFHYTMPLYPALAILAVAALERAIAAGTPPRRVWPFAALMALVPVLVGAAVPALGGRLWALTWPVAAGAVLATACALALAAVSTLALKRGNLTAAVAAAAAAAAPVAALAFGLMLSPAVAPGVALSGRLAAAARDAVGASCPAPAYATVSDREPSLMFLTDTGLLMTDPLGAARFMDDAPCRVAFVAARDEPAFAAALDPAAGVTRAAGVDGLALNGGRPLAIGVYVRR, from the coding sequence TTGTCAGCACCAACGGGTTCCGCGGAGCGGAGAGGGGGATTCGCCCCCGCGGCGGGGCTGCTCCTGTTCCTGCTCGCGCTGTGGCTTCCGGGCTTCACCTCGCTGCCCCCGATGGACCGCGACGAGCCGCGCTTCGCCCAGGCGTCCAAGCAGATGCTGGAGACGGGCGACTACGTCGCGATCCGCTTCGGCGGCGAGGCGCGCAACAAGAAGCCGGTCGGCATCTACTGGCTGCAGGCCGCCGCGGTGCGGGCCGGCGAGGCCCTCGGCGTCGACGACGCGCGCCGGCGCATCTGGCTCTATCGCGTGCCCTCGCTCCTGGCCGCGGTGGCGACGGCCTTCCTCACCGCGTGGACGGCGCTGCCGCTCGTGTCGCGGCGGGGCGCGTGGCTGTCCGGATTCCTGATGGGGTCGACGCTGCTGCTCGGCGTCGAGGCGCGGCTCGCCACCACCGACGCCGTCGTGGCCGCCACGGTGGCGGCCGGCATGGGGGCGCTCGGCCGCGCCTGGCTGGCCCGCGGGCGGCCCGTGCCGCCCGGCACGGCCGCCCTCTTCTGGGCCGCCATGGGAGTCGGCATCTTGGTCAAGGGGCCGATCACGCCGCTGGTGCCGGCGCTCGCCGCGCTGGCGCTGTCGGTCTTCGCCCGCTCGGGTGCGTGGCTCAGAGCCCTCCGGCCGCTGCCGGGCCTCCTGCTCTGCCTGATCGTCGTCGCGCCCTGGTTCGTGTTGATCCTGCTGCGGACCCACGGCGCCTTCCTGTCGGAGGCCGTGGGCCACGACATGCTGGGCAAGGTGGCGGGCGGCCAGGAGATGCACGGCGCCCCGCCCGGCGTCTACCTCGTCGCCTTCCTGCTGTCCGGATGGCCGCTCGCGCCCTTCGCGGTCCTGGCGGCGCCCGCCGTCTGGCGCCGTCGCGCCGAGCCGGGCATCGCCTTCCTGCTGGCCTGGCTCGTGCCGTCCTGGATCGTCTACGAGGCGGTCCCCACCAAGCTGTTCCATTACACGATGCCGCTCTACCCGGCGCTGGCGATCCTGGCGGTCGCGGCACTGGAGCGCGCGATCGCGGCCGGGACGCCGCCGCGCCGCGTGTGGCCCTTCGCGGCCCTCATGGCGCTGGTGCCGGTCCTCGTCGGCGCGGCCGTGCCGGCGCTCGGCGGCCGGCTCTGGGCGCTGACGTGGCCCGTCGCCGCCGGCGCCGTTCTGGCCACGGCCTGCGCGCTCGCCCTCGCGGCGGTGTCGACCCTGGCGCTCAAGCGCGGGAACCTCACGGCGGCCGTGGCGGCCGCCGCCGCCGCAGCGGCGCCTGTCGCGGCCCTGGCCTTCGGCCTCATGCTGTCGCCCGCCGTCGCGCCCGGCGTCGCGCTGTCGGGTCGCCTCGCCGCGGCGGCGCGGGACGCCGTCGGCGCGTCCTGCCCCGCGCCGGCCTACGCCACGGTCAGCGACCGCGAGCCGAGCCTCATGTTCCTCACCGACACGGGCCTGCTGATGACCGACCCGCTCGGCGCCGCCCGCTTCATGGACGACGCGCCCTGCCGCGTCGCCTTCGTGGCGGCGCGGGACGAGCCCGCCTTCGCCGCGGCACTCGACCCCGCGGCGGGGGTGACGCGCGCCGCGGGCGTGGACGGGCTGGCGCTCAACGGCGGCCGCCCGCTCGCTATCGGCGTCTACGTGCGCCGGTGA
- a CDS encoding phosphatase PAP2 family protein, producing MTIARPRRRPVAPVAVAALAGVALALAAALDGTLAAKAAGAPRTLVEVGRFVTSFGTSEYMFAFSALIGAVAVVALGRGHAAWHGGSLRVIAERSLYFFAAIAASGLVDQALKHAIGRARPRLLRLDGPFHFEPLSAADVFASFPSGHTTSAFAAAVALSLMRPDWRGRLIGAALLIGASRVLVGAHYPSDVVGGAALGAASSLALARVFARRGLAFVLVDGGAVIKPLRPAGRRPTP from the coding sequence ATGACGATCGCCCGGCCTCGACGCCGGCCCGTGGCGCCGGTCGCCGTGGCGGCACTCGCCGGCGTCGCGCTCGCGCTGGCCGCCGCGCTCGACGGCACGCTCGCCGCGAAGGCCGCCGGTGCACCGCGGACGCTGGTCGAGGTCGGCCGCTTCGTGACGAGCTTCGGCACGTCCGAATACATGTTCGCCTTCTCGGCGCTGATCGGCGCCGTCGCGGTCGTCGCGCTCGGCCGGGGCCACGCGGCCTGGCACGGCGGATCGCTTCGGGTCATCGCCGAGCGCTCGCTCTACTTCTTCGCCGCCATCGCGGCGTCGGGCCTCGTCGATCAGGCCTTGAAGCACGCCATCGGCCGCGCCCGTCCGCGCCTGCTGCGCCTTGACGGCCCGTTCCACTTCGAGCCGCTGTCGGCCGCGGACGTCTTCGCGAGCTTCCCGTCCGGCCACACGACCTCGGCCTTCGCCGCCGCGGTCGCGCTGAGCCTCATGCGGCCCGACTGGCGCGGTCGGCTGATCGGCGCGGCGCTGCTCATCGGCGCGTCCCGCGTGCTGGTCGGCGCCCATTACCCGAGCGACGTCGTCGGCGGCGCGGCGCTCGGCGCCGCTTCCTCGCTCGCGCTTGCGCGCGTCTTCGCCCGCCGCGGCCTCGCCTTCGTCCTGGTCGACGGTGGGGCCGTCATCAAACCCCTGAGGCCCGCGGGCCGGAGACCGACACCGTGA
- a CDS encoding glycosyltransferase family 2 protein: MTEPLLSVVVPIRNEAGNIAPLVAEIEAALGLRAPFEVIYVDDGSTDGSGAELARLRAERPWLRHIRHAASCGQSAAIRTGVLAARGPAVVTLDGDGQNDPAFIPALHDRLLATGCGLVQGQRVGRKDTGSKKLQSRIANAVRGAVLQDGTRDTGCGLKCFRRDVYLGLPYFDALHRFMPALVRRDGHRIELVDVVDRPRLTGVSNYGLLDRLWVGIVDLLGVRWLIRRRRRVPQADEA, translated from the coding sequence GTGACCGAACCGCTCCTGTCCGTCGTGGTGCCGATCCGCAACGAGGCCGGCAACATCGCCCCCCTCGTGGCGGAGATCGAGGCCGCGCTCGGCCTCCGCGCACCCTTCGAGGTGATCTACGTCGACGACGGCTCGACCGACGGCTCGGGCGCCGAACTCGCCCGGTTGCGGGCCGAACGCCCATGGCTGCGCCACATTCGCCACGCGGCTTCCTGCGGCCAGTCGGCGGCGATCCGCACCGGCGTGCTCGCGGCGCGCGGGCCCGCGGTGGTCACGCTCGACGGCGACGGGCAGAACGACCCCGCCTTCATCCCGGCCCTGCACGACCGGCTGCTGGCCACGGGCTGCGGCCTCGTCCAGGGGCAGCGCGTCGGGCGCAAAGACACGGGCTCGAAGAAGCTGCAGTCGCGCATCGCCAACGCGGTGCGGGGCGCGGTGCTGCAGGACGGGACGCGCGACACGGGCTGCGGGCTGAAGTGCTTCCGGCGGGACGTCTACCTCGGCCTCCCGTATTTCGACGCGCTCCACCGCTTCATGCCGGCGCTGGTCCGCCGCGACGGGCACCGCATCGAGCTCGTCGACGTGGTGGACCGGCCGCGGCTGACCGGCGTGTCGAACTACGGCCTGCTCGACCGCCTGTGGGTCGGCATCGTCGACCTCCTCGGTGTGCGCTGGCTGATCCGCCGCCGGCGGCGCGTGCCGCAGGCGGACGAGGCCTGA
- the metC gene encoding cystathionine beta-lyase — MSKLSAETRAGLRSRSRLVHVGRHPGDQHGFVNTPIYRGSTVLADTIDDYQGAKNRYTYGTHGTPTTDALIDAWNDLSGAAGTVLTPSGLAAITVALLSVLGAGDHLLVTDSAYFPTRRFCDGTLKRFGVETTYYDPKVGAGIADLFRPNTRAVLVEAPGSQSFEMQDVPAIAAECRPRDIAVVMDNTWATPLLFPPHERGVDIAIEAGTKYLSGHSDLLLGLTSANARHFPALKRCFIEFAMCAGPEDVFLGLRGLRTMELRLREAERQGLAMARWLEARPEVLRVLHPALPDDPGHAIWRRDFAGSSGLFSIVLKPCSRAAVAAMVDGLELFGIGASWGGYESLVIPFDCTPYRTATRWNPGGPTLRFSIGLEDVEDLKGDLDRGFARLRAAS; from the coding sequence ATGAGCAAACTTTCCGCAGAAACCCGGGCCGGCCTGCGCTCGCGGAGCCGCCTCGTCCACGTCGGCCGGCATCCCGGCGACCAGCACGGGTTCGTCAACACCCCGATCTACCGCGGCTCCACGGTGCTGGCCGACACGATCGACGACTACCAGGGCGCGAAGAACCGCTACACCTACGGGACGCACGGCACGCCCACGACCGACGCGCTGATCGACGCCTGGAACGACCTTTCGGGCGCGGCCGGCACGGTGCTGACGCCGTCGGGCCTCGCCGCCATCACCGTGGCGCTGCTGTCGGTGCTCGGCGCCGGCGACCACCTCCTGGTGACGGACTCCGCCTACTTCCCGACGCGCCGCTTCTGCGACGGCACGCTGAAGCGCTTCGGGGTCGAGACGACCTACTACGACCCCAAGGTCGGCGCCGGCATCGCCGACCTGTTCCGGCCCAACACGCGCGCCGTCCTGGTCGAGGCGCCGGGCTCGCAGAGCTTTGAGATGCAGGACGTTCCCGCCATCGCGGCGGAATGCCGGCCCCGCGACATCGCGGTGGTGATGGACAACACCTGGGCGACGCCGCTCCTCTTCCCGCCGCACGAGCGCGGCGTCGACATCGCGATCGAGGCCGGCACCAAATACCTGTCCGGCCATTCCGACCTGCTGCTCGGGCTCACCAGCGCCAACGCGCGCCATTTTCCGGCGCTGAAGCGCTGCTTCATCGAATTCGCCATGTGCGCCGGGCCCGAGGACGTGTTCCTGGGGCTGCGGGGGCTGCGCACCATGGAGCTCAGGCTGCGCGAGGCGGAACGGCAGGGGCTCGCCATGGCGCGCTGGCTGGAGGCGCGGCCCGAGGTCCTGCGCGTGCTCCACCCCGCCCTGCCCGACGATCCGGGCCACGCGATCTGGCGCCGCGACTTCGCGGGCTCGTCAGGCCTCTTCTCCATCGTGCTGAAGCCGTGTTCCCGCGCCGCCGTCGCCGCCATGGTGGACGGGCTGGAGCTGTTCGGCATCGGGGCGTCCTGGGGCGGCTACGAGAGCCTCGTCATCCCCTTCGACTGCACGCCCTACCGCACCGCGACGCGCTGGAACCCCGGCGGCCCGACGCTGCGCTTCTCGATTGGCCTCGAGGACGTCGAGGACCTCAAGGGGGACCTCGACCGCGGCTTTGCGCGGCTGCGCGCGGCCTCCTGA
- a CDS encoding amino acid ABC transporter substrate-binding protein, which produces MKLRSTILTGLLASAALACGAAAASAGTLDTVKGKGQLTCGANTSLAGFGIPDDKGQWTGLDVDVCRAIAAAVLGDSKKVKFVPLDAKNRFTALQSGEVDVLSRNTTATSSRASTLGLIFGPPDYYDGQGFMVKTKLGVNSAKDLNGASVCVQQGTTTELNLADFFRSNNMKYESVAFQSEDEALKAYDTGRCDAFTTDASGLYAERLRLANPNDNVVLPEIISKEPLAPSVRQGDDQWYDVMAYTFYAMLDAEELGVTSKNVDDMKKSADPNIRRLLGVEGEQGKGFGLSNDWAYNIIKQVGNYGEVFDRNVGEGSPLKIKRGINALWNKGGIQYGMPIR; this is translated from the coding sequence ATGAAACTGCGCAGCACGATTCTGACTGGCCTGCTGGCCTCCGCCGCCCTGGCCTGCGGGGCCGCCGCGGCCTCCGCCGGCACGCTCGACACGGTGAAGGGCAAGGGCCAGCTCACCTGCGGCGCCAACACCAGCCTCGCCGGCTTCGGCATCCCGGACGACAAGGGCCAGTGGACGGGCCTCGACGTCGACGTGTGCCGGGCCATCGCGGCCGCGGTGCTCGGCGACAGCAAGAAGGTGAAGTTCGTCCCGCTCGACGCCAAGAACCGCTTCACGGCCCTGCAGTCGGGCGAGGTCGACGTGCTGTCGCGCAACACCACCGCGACCTCGTCGCGCGCGTCCACGCTCGGCCTCATCTTCGGCCCGCCCGACTACTATGACGGCCAGGGTTTCATGGTGAAGACCAAGCTCGGCGTGAACTCGGCCAAGGACCTCAACGGCGCCTCGGTCTGCGTGCAGCAGGGCACCACCACCGAGCTGAACCTCGCCGACTTCTTCCGCTCCAACAACATGAAGTACGAATCGGTCGCCTTCCAGAGCGAGGACGAGGCGCTCAAGGCCTACGACACCGGCCGCTGCGACGCCTTCACGACGGACGCTTCGGGCCTCTACGCCGAGCGCCTGCGCCTCGCGAACCCGAACGACAACGTCGTCCTGCCCGAGATCATCTCCAAGGAGCCGCTCGCCCCCTCGGTCCGCCAGGGCGACGACCAGTGGTACGACGTGATGGCCTACACGTTCTACGCCATGCTGGACGCCGAGGAGCTCGGCGTGACGTCCAAGAACGTCGACGACATGAAGAAGTCGGCCGATCCCAACATCCGCCGCCTGCTCGGCGTCGAGGGCGAGCAGGGCAAGGGCTTCGGCCTGTCGAACGACTGGGCCTACAACATCATCAAGCAGGTCGGGAACTACGGCGAGGTCTTCGACCGCAACGTCGGCGAAGGCTCGCCGCTCAAGATCAAGCGCGGCATCAACGCGCTGTGGAACAAGGGCGGCATCCAGTACGGCATGCCGATCCGCTGA